One genomic segment of Clostridium estertheticum subsp. estertheticum includes these proteins:
- a CDS encoding NAD(P)/FAD-dependent oxidoreductase, with protein sequence MAKTIITKKIIIVGSGITAITAIKAIREIDLDSDICLIGEEKFYPYTRIKLSKSLFANLEENSILIQKKEWYEQNNVKILINTKVVSIDSNSHEVSLSNGSNLSYDKLLIANGASNNVPPIDGIGMNGVYTLRSLNDALNIKEKLNENTNVIILGGGILGLEMAFILHQHNIKVTIVELCPRLMPRQLDDKASEILKSKIQSCGIQILTNTCVNKIIGTDNKVEGILINEDVELKCDIVIHSIGIKPNMDLILKTDIKRERGILVNNKMETNIKDIYAAGDVAEFDNQVIGLWNIAISQGKIAGYNISGRDAIYEKITPVTMLNAFGISLFSMGCIEESNSTKVLSCEDINGNSYKKIFIKNNKIIGAIVIGDARRSPLLKSAIEKELPLDGINLSTISVDELLDKLKK encoded by the coding sequence ATGGCTAAAACAATAATAACAAAAAAAATTATAATAGTAGGTAGTGGCATTACAGCAATAACAGCTATTAAAGCAATTAGAGAAATAGATTTAGATTCAGATATATGTTTAATTGGAGAAGAAAAATTTTATCCATATACCAGAATAAAATTGTCCAAAAGTTTATTCGCAAATCTTGAGGAAAATAGCATACTTATTCAAAAAAAAGAGTGGTATGAACAAAATAACGTAAAAATATTAATTAATACTAAAGTGGTAAGTATAGATTCAAATTCACATGAAGTATCCTTATCTAATGGCAGTAACCTTAGTTATGATAAATTGTTAATTGCAAACGGTGCAAGTAATAATGTACCTCCAATTGATGGTATAGGTATGAACGGAGTATACACGCTTCGGAGTCTTAATGACGCTTTAAATATTAAGGAGAAACTTAATGAGAACACGAATGTAATAATTCTTGGTGGAGGAATACTTGGTCTTGAAATGGCCTTCATATTACATCAGCATAACATCAAAGTTACAATTGTTGAATTATGTCCAAGGCTTATGCCTCGCCAATTAGACGATAAAGCATCCGAAATATTAAAAAGTAAAATACAATCTTGTGGAATACAAATATTAACTAACACTTGTGTAAATAAAATAATAGGCACTGATAATAAAGTAGAAGGAATTCTTATAAACGAAGATGTAGAATTAAAATGTGACATAGTTATTCACTCAATAGGTATTAAGCCTAATATGGACCTAATTTTAAAGACTGATATTAAAAGAGAAAGAGGAATACTCGTAAACAATAAAATGGAAACTAATATAAAAGATATTTATGCAGCAGGTGATGTTGCAGAATTTGATAATCAAGTTATTGGACTATGGAATATTGCTATATCACAAGGAAAAATTGCAGGGTACAATATTTCGGGGCGTGATGCTATATATGAAAAGATTACTCCAGTAACAATGCTAAATGCTTTTGGTATTTCTTTATTTTCTATGGGATGTATAGAAGAATCAAACTCTACGAAAGTATTATCATGTGAAGATATTAATGGAAACAGTTATAAAAAGATATTTATAAAAAACAATAAGATTATTGGCGCAATTGTGATAGGTGATGCTAGAAGGTCACCACTTCTTAAATCTGCCATTGAAAAAGAATTACCATTAGATGGTATAAATTTATCTACTATATCCGTAGACGAGTTATTAGATAAATTAAAAAAGTAG
- a CDS encoding heavy metal translocating P-type ATPase — MEDIIRREFILEGLCCVNCANKIETQCRKLDGVSDANINFISKNLVIQFQSEDKISEGIDEAKKIVKRIEPGVNFIQSDVHGVKHEGHVHNHDHGHAGGEEGNNKNKIIRFSVGFVIYIIAVILKLDYWFEFSLYLISYLLIGGDVLVVAIKNILRGEIFDENFLMVIATVGAFSIGQFPEGVGVMLFYQVGEFFQDVAVNKSTKSISALMDIRPDYANKKINDEIVKVDPDEVHIGDIIIVKPGEKVPLDGSVIEGSSLVDSSALTGESVPREVNAGDEILAGCINKNGLLTIEVKKEFGESTLAKILDLVKNASSKKAPTENFITKFARYYTPIVVISAVLLAVIPPILIPGATFSQWVYRALVFLVVSCPCALVISIPLGFFGGIGGASKSGILVKGGNYLEALNSVEMVVFDKTGTLTKGVFKVTKMHVNGELSEEELLEYAAFVESYSNHPIAISILKAYGKEVNKKDIEDVEEIAGKGIRAKVKGKYVLAGNSKLMDSEKISYTKGENVGSIIYVAIDNKYVGNIIISDEIKDDSISAIKGLKSMGIKKIVMLTGDNKDIANNIGKALGVDEVYSELLPHEKVEKLEKLQNEKSPKGKIVFVGDGINDAPVLARADIGIAMGGVGSDAAIEAADIVIMTDEPSKIAQAIKIAKKTKKIVLQNIVFALGVKAAILIFAVFGVANMWEAVFGDVGVALIAVLNSMRAMKS, encoded by the coding sequence ATGGAGGATATAATAAGAAGGGAATTCATTTTAGAGGGTCTATGTTGTGTAAATTGTGCCAATAAAATTGAAACTCAATGTAGAAAGTTAGATGGAGTATCCGATGCGAATATAAACTTTATTAGTAAAAATTTGGTGATACAATTTCAAAGCGAGGATAAAATATCAGAAGGCATAGATGAAGCTAAAAAAATAGTTAAGAGGATAGAACCAGGCGTTAATTTTATACAAAGTGATGTCCATGGAGTTAAACATGAGGGACATGTCCATAATCATGATCATGGACATGCTGGTGGGGAAGAAGGAAATAATAAAAATAAAATTATACGTTTTTCTGTAGGTTTTGTAATTTACATTATAGCAGTTATATTAAAATTAGATTACTGGTTTGAATTTTCATTATATCTTATAAGTTATTTATTAATTGGTGGAGACGTATTAGTGGTTGCCATAAAAAATATATTAAGAGGAGAAATTTTTGATGAAAATTTCTTGATGGTAATTGCAACAGTGGGGGCATTTTCTATAGGGCAATTTCCAGAAGGTGTTGGGGTTATGCTTTTTTATCAAGTAGGAGAATTTTTCCAGGATGTAGCTGTAAACAAATCAACAAAGTCAATATCTGCACTAATGGATATAAGACCAGATTATGCAAATAAGAAAATCAATGATGAAATAGTAAAAGTTGATCCTGATGAGGTACACATTGGAGATATTATAATAGTAAAACCTGGTGAAAAAGTACCTTTAGATGGTAGTGTTATAGAAGGAAGTTCGTTAGTTGATTCATCAGCATTAACTGGTGAATCAGTTCCAAGAGAAGTAAATGCTGGCGATGAAATTTTAGCAGGCTGCATAAATAAAAATGGGTTGTTAACTATAGAGGTGAAAAAAGAGTTTGGCGAATCGACTTTAGCTAAAATATTGGATTTAGTTAAAAATGCTAGTAGTAAAAAAGCACCAACTGAAAATTTTATAACTAAATTTGCAAGGTATTACACACCGATTGTAGTTATAAGTGCGGTTTTACTTGCGGTGATTCCGCCAATTTTAATACCTGGTGCTACTTTCTCGCAATGGGTATATAGAGCATTGGTATTCTTAGTAGTATCTTGTCCTTGTGCACTCGTTATATCTATTCCACTCGGATTCTTTGGAGGAATAGGTGGAGCATCCAAAAGTGGAATCTTAGTTAAAGGTGGAAACTACTTAGAGGCACTTAATAGTGTTGAAATGGTGGTTTTCGATAAAACAGGGACTTTAACTAAAGGAGTATTTAAGGTTACAAAAATGCATGTTAATGGAGAATTAAGTGAAGAGGAATTATTAGAGTATGCAGCATTTGTTGAAAGTTATTCTAATCATCCTATTGCAATATCTATATTAAAGGCTTATGGCAAAGAGGTAAACAAAAAAGATATTGAAGATGTAGAAGAAATAGCTGGAAAAGGTATTAGAGCTAAAGTAAAAGGAAAATATGTCCTAGCTGGTAATTCAAAACTCATGGATAGTGAGAAAATTTCTTATACTAAAGGTGAAAATGTTGGTTCTATAATATATGTAGCTATAGACAATAAATATGTTGGTAATATTATAATCTCAGATGAGATAAAAGATGATTCTATATCTGCAATAAAAGGTTTAAAGTCTATGGGTATTAAAAAGATAGTAATGCTTACTGGTGATAATAAAGATATAGCGAATAATATCGGAAAAGCTCTTGGCGTTGATGAAGTTTACTCAGAACTCCTTCCACATGAGAAGGTAGAAAAGCTAGAGAAACTTCAAAATGAAAAATCACCTAAAGGAAAAATAGTATTTGTAGGAGATGGCATCAATGATGCGCCAGTGCTTGCAAGAGCAGATATTGGAATTGCTATGGGCGGTGTGGGTTCTGATGCTGCAATAGAAGCTGCTGATATAGTAATAATGACAGATGAACCATCTAAGATTGCCCAGGCTATCAAAATTGCTAAAAAAACAAAGAAGATTGTTTTGCAAAATATTGTATTTGCACTAGGTGTAAAAGCAGCTATATTGATCTTTGCAGTGTTTGGAGTGGCAAATATGTGGGAAGCAGTTTTTGGAGATGTAGGAGTTGCTTTGATTGCAGTTCTTAATTCAATGAGAGCTATGAAGTCTTAA
- the surE gene encoding 5'/3'-nucleotidase SurE yields MRLLLTNDDGINAKGIYALAKELEKNHEVIIVAPDKERSACGHSITLTRPLIVKETKLKGLKAKAFSVDGTPADCVKIAINKLTDAKIDMVVSGINRGFNLGTDVLYSGTVSAAIEATIYKIPAMAVSVEFDDNTENYDIAAKYARVILLKATQNKINNDIVLNVNVPMLAENEIKGIKVCKIGSRLYNNKYVESIGENNETQYQIKGTAKDIHEEDSDTIYFKAGYVTVTPLHYDLTNFEILNDVGKWF; encoded by the coding sequence ATGAGATTGTTACTGACAAACGACGATGGTATAAACGCAAAAGGAATATATGCCTTAGCTAAAGAACTTGAAAAAAATCATGAAGTAATTATCGTGGCACCAGATAAAGAGAGAAGTGCATGTGGGCATTCGATAACCCTAACAAGACCACTTATTGTTAAAGAAACTAAGCTCAAAGGATTAAAAGCAAAAGCTTTTAGTGTAGATGGAACGCCAGCGGATTGTGTGAAAATCGCAATAAATAAACTTACTGATGCTAAAATAGATATGGTAGTATCAGGAATTAATAGGGGGTTTAATCTAGGTACAGATGTTTTATATTCCGGAACGGTTTCTGCAGCAATAGAAGCTACTATATATAAAATACCAGCAATGGCGGTTTCAGTAGAATTTGATGATAATACTGAAAATTATGATATAGCGGCTAAATACGCTAGAGTAATACTTCTTAAGGCTACCCAAAATAAAATTAATAATGATATTGTATTAAATGTAAATGTTCCTATGCTTGCAGAGAATGAAATAAAAGGAATTAAAGTGTGCAAAATTGGAAGTAGATTGTACAATAACAAATATGTAGAATCTATTGGAGAAAATAATGAAACTCAGTATCAGATTAAGGGCACGGCAAAAGATATTCATGAGGAAGATTCCGATACAATATATTTTAAAGCTGGGTACGTTACTGTAACGCCACTTCATTATGATTTAACTAATTTTGAAATATTAAATGATGTAGGTAAATGGTTTTAA
- a CDS encoding ArsR/SmtB family transcription factor, giving the protein MEKDIEFCHCATVHEDEIEKVRRLIPEAETLSDLAELFKVFGDSTRIKILCVLFETEMCVCDIAALLIMTQSAISHQLRVLKNARLVKYRREGKVVYYSLDDQHVKQIFDQGLTHIKELR; this is encoded by the coding sequence ATGGAGAAAGATATAGAGTTTTGTCATTGCGCAACTGTTCATGAAGATGAGATAGAGAAAGTAAGAAGATTAATACCGGAAGCAGAGACTTTATCAGATCTCGCAGAGCTTTTTAAGGTTTTTGGAGATAGTACAAGAATTAAAATTCTTTGTGTGCTGTTTGAAACTGAAATGTGTGTTTGTGATATAGCAGCTCTTCTTATTATGACTCAATCAGCTATTTCACATCAATTGCGTGTACTTAAAAATGCTAGACTTGTTAAGTATAGACGTGAGGGTAAGGTTGTCTATTATTCATTGGATGATCAGCATGTTAAACAAATATTTGATCAAGGACTTACACACATAAAAGAACTTAGATAA
- a CDS encoding carbohydrate-binding protein codes for MKNKKISSLISFGLFLALTFSPLQNLNYFSSNSTVVHAATISSLPSTTKDGAILHAFDWSFNTIKNELPNIAAAGYKSIQVSPVQGTKDSSTDPTKWWLLYQPTNQAVGNAQLGTLSDFTKLCSTAKTYGISVVVDVVMNHMANNENKDQLDPSVDSSFKNSSLYHNLGQCSNWSNRYDVTQKGIGMPDLNTQSTEVQNKAITFLNQCIDAGASGFRFDAAKHIETNIGLDASQSWSGNYWTNVLGNLHNKSNIFVYGEILQDGTVDSIADYETFMNVTASSYGGSVRSAITSNNLSNAGGMGGLNPTTSVDFVETHDTYEDGSTRSLTDLQRKLGWAIVDSRAGTTPLFFDRPTSAIGSIGESLWKDADVVALNKFHNAMVGQTEYLRWTNNNQTMLIDRGKIGTVLVNAGSSSSVNSPTNLANGTYTNKGTTNCTLTVSNGTISGSIPANSIIVLYNDSTPITTLTASANIIAGNYTTAQSVILTPSKTATIYYTTDGSTPTSASTKYTSAINVASSLTLKYIAIDSLGVSSPVYTESYVISTSTAYTPSSGYKVDYDSSTLLQGKSFTVYYNGSLANSSNVSLHWGYNGWLGVSNATMTKRSDGFWTATVTIPTTATKLDFDFTAGSSYDNNSSKDWHLQVWSGSVPVQVSPAPVATKSVTVYYNGALAASATSMTLHWGYNNFTSPTDISMTKQANGQWATTLTIPSGSYMLNMAFKNNASTWDSYNSVNYNFSSAQ; via the coding sequence ATGAAGAATAAAAAAATTTCGTCGTTAATTTCTTTTGGATTATTTTTAGCTTTAACTTTCTCACCACTTCAAAACCTGAATTACTTTTCTAGTAATTCTACTGTTGTACATGCTGCAACCATTTCATCTTTACCATCTACCACTAAAGATGGAGCAATACTTCATGCTTTTGATTGGTCATTTAATACTATTAAGAATGAGTTACCTAATATTGCAGCAGCAGGATATAAATCCATTCAAGTTTCACCTGTACAAGGAACCAAAGACTCAAGTACTGATCCAACTAAATGGTGGTTATTGTATCAACCAACTAATCAAGCTGTTGGAAATGCGCAACTTGGAACTTTATCTGATTTTACAAAATTGTGTAGCACTGCAAAGACCTATGGAATTTCAGTAGTAGTAGATGTGGTTATGAACCATATGGCTAATAATGAAAATAAAGATCAATTAGATCCTTCTGTTGATTCAAGTTTCAAAAATTCAAGTTTATATCATAATCTAGGACAATGCTCAAATTGGAGTAACAGATATGACGTAACACAAAAAGGTATCGGTATGCCCGATTTAAATACTCAATCCACTGAAGTTCAAAACAAGGCAATTACTTTTTTAAATCAATGTATTGACGCTGGGGCTTCTGGATTCCGTTTTGACGCAGCTAAGCATATTGAAACAAATATAGGATTAGATGCAAGTCAGTCATGGTCTGGAAATTATTGGACTAATGTTCTTGGAAATTTGCATAATAAATCAAATATATTTGTATATGGTGAAATATTACAAGATGGAACAGTAGACAGTATTGCCGACTATGAAACATTTATGAACGTTACAGCTAGTAGCTATGGTGGTAGTGTAAGAAGTGCGATCACTTCAAACAACCTAAGTAATGCAGGTGGTATGGGTGGCCTAAATCCAACTACAAGTGTGGATTTTGTTGAAACTCACGATACTTATGAAGATGGTTCTACTCGTAGTTTAACAGATTTGCAAAGGAAACTGGGTTGGGCTATTGTTGATTCACGTGCTGGAACAACGCCTTTATTCTTTGATAGACCAACTAGTGCAATCGGATCTATTGGTGAATCTTTATGGAAAGATGCTGACGTTGTAGCATTAAATAAGTTCCATAATGCTATGGTTGGTCAAACCGAATATCTAAGATGGACAAACAATAATCAAACTATGTTAATAGATCGTGGAAAAATCGGTACAGTACTAGTAAACGCTGGTTCAAGTTCAAGTGTTAATTCTCCTACTAACTTAGCAAATGGAACGTATACAAATAAAGGCACAACAAATTGTACTTTAACAGTATCAAATGGGACAATATCTGGAAGCATTCCAGCGAATTCAATTATAGTTTTATACAATGATAGTACTCCAATTACTACACTTACTGCATCTGCAAATATAATAGCTGGAAATTATACCACTGCACAAAGTGTAATTTTAACACCATCAAAAACAGCAACTATCTATTATACAACTGATGGAAGCACTCCAACTTCAGCTAGTACAAAATATACTTCAGCAATCAATGTAGCTAGTAGCTTAACTCTCAAGTATATAGCTATAGATTCACTAGGAGTTTCATCACCAGTATATACAGAATCATATGTCATTAGCACATCTACTGCTTATACCCCCAGTTCAGGATATAAAGTAGACTATGACAGCAGTACACTATTACAAGGTAAGAGCTTTACCGTATACTATAATGGATCTTTAGCTAATTCTAGTAATGTTTCATTACATTGGGGCTATAATGGTTGGCTAGGTGTATCAAATGCAACAATGACCAAACGTTCAGATGGTTTTTGGACAGCTACTGTAACTATCCCTACCACAGCTACAAAGTTAGATTTTGACTTTACTGCTGGAAGTAGCTATGACAATAACAGCAGTAAAGATTGGCACTTACAAGTATGGTCAGGTTCTGTTCCAGTACAGGTTAGTCCAGCGCCAGTTGCTACTAAATCTGTTACAGTATATTATAATGGAGCATTGGCAGCTAGTGCAACTTCAATGACACTTCATTGGGGATATAATAACTTTACATCACCTACAGATATATCAATGACAAAGCAAGCAAATGGACAATGGGCAACTACTTTAACAATACCTTCAGGTAGTTACATGCTTAACATGGCCTTCAAGAACAATGCAAGTACATGGGATAGTTATAACTCTGTAAATTATAACTTTTCTTCAGCACAATAA
- a CDS encoding bifunctional homocysteine S-methyltransferase/methylenetetrahydrofolate reductase, whose translation MNIKELPLIFDGAMGTYYASIKENPLSKCELANIYDRNTILNIHKEYIEAGCKAIKTNTFGANKISLESDFNGVKDVIVKGYEIASEATKGTDVLVFADIGPIPFLETLDLWEAYKEIVDLFLELGATHFIFETFSSDEYLPEISKYIKEKNPKAYILMELAVSPEGFTRIGISGEKFIEKVSNISSIDACGFNCFSGPYHLLKYIKTLNIKNKTISVMPNSGYPTVINNRTFFNNTKEYFARQMLEIAKQGVAIIGGCCGTTPEFIRETVANIEGLSPNEIVPSIKIEKIKFEKLIVENSLLEKIKLGKKIIAVELDPPMDTGIDFFMNSAKSLKEQGVDAITIADCPVARVRVDSSLLACKLKRELDITTVPHMTCRDRNINATKALLLGLSIEGVNNVLVVTGDPVPTAERDEVKAMFSFNSAILANYITNLNETTFSSPFNICGALNVNAINFSSQLEHAKKKIENGVTMFLTQPILSKQAVDNLKQARRELPAKILGGIIPIVSHRNACFMNNEISGITVSDEITELYNGISKEEATILAIKISTDIAREIYDYVDGYYLITPFKRIDIISEIIKSIGNIGNS comes from the coding sequence ATGAATATTAAAGAATTACCACTGATTTTTGATGGTGCTATGGGAACATATTATGCAAGCATTAAAGAAAATCCATTATCAAAATGTGAGCTTGCAAATATTTATGATAGAAATACCATATTAAATATACATAAGGAATATATAGAGGCTGGTTGCAAGGCTATTAAAACAAATACATTTGGTGCAAATAAAATTAGCCTTGAAAGTGATTTTAATGGAGTAAAAGATGTGATTGTAAAAGGATATGAAATAGCAAGTGAGGCAACAAAGGGCACTGATGTTTTGGTTTTTGCGGATATTGGACCAATCCCATTTTTAGAGACGCTGGATTTATGGGAGGCATATAAGGAAATAGTAGATTTATTTTTAGAACTCGGTGCAACGCACTTTATATTCGAAACTTTTAGTAGTGATGAATATTTACCTGAAATTTCTAAATATATTAAAGAAAAAAATCCAAAGGCGTATATTTTGATGGAACTTGCAGTTTCACCGGAAGGATTTACAAGAATAGGTATATCAGGTGAAAAATTTATAGAGAAAGTTTCTAATATATCAAGTATAGATGCTTGCGGCTTTAATTGTTTTTCGGGGCCATATCATTTACTAAAATATATTAAAACTCTTAATATAAAAAATAAAACAATCTCCGTTATGCCAAATTCGGGGTATCCAACTGTAATAAATAATCGTACGTTTTTTAATAATACTAAAGAATATTTTGCAAGGCAAATGTTAGAAATAGCAAAACAAGGTGTAGCGATAATAGGTGGGTGTTGTGGTACAACTCCAGAATTTATAAGGGAAACTGTAGCAAATATAGAAGGGCTATCTCCAAATGAAATTGTTCCAAGTATAAAGATCGAAAAAATTAAGTTTGAAAAACTTATAGTTGAAAATTCTCTTCTCGAAAAAATTAAGCTTGGTAAAAAGATTATTGCGGTGGAACTCGACCCACCTATGGATACGGGGATAGATTTTTTTATGAATAGTGCTAAAAGTCTTAAGGAGCAAGGCGTTGATGCAATAACTATTGCAGATTGTCCGGTTGCAAGAGTTAGAGTAGATAGTAGCCTACTTGCTTGTAAGTTAAAGAGAGAACTTGACATTACAACTGTTCCTCATATGACTTGTCGAGATAGAAACATTAATGCGACTAAAGCATTGCTTTTAGGCTTAAGCATTGAGGGAGTAAATAATGTTTTAGTGGTAACTGGTGACCCGGTGCCTACAGCTGAGCGGGATGAGGTTAAGGCAATGTTTAGCTTTAATTCTGCAATACTTGCCAATTACATTACTAATTTAAATGAGACAACTTTTTCATCACCTTTTAATATTTGTGGTGCCTTAAATGTAAATGCTATTAATTTTAGTAGTCAACTTGAACACGCAAAAAAGAAAATAGAAAATGGTGTAACTATGTTTTTAACACAACCAATTTTATCAAAGCAAGCTGTAGACAACTTAAAACAAGCACGCAGGGAGTTGCCTGCTAAAATCCTAGGTGGGATTATTCCAATTGTAAGTCATAGGAACGCTTGTTTTATGAATAATGAAATTTCAGGGATAACTGTTTCTGATGAAATCACGGAGCTATATAATGGTATTTCAAAAGAGGAAGCTACAATTCTTGCAATTAAGATATCTACGGATATTGCAAGAGAAATTTATGATTATGTAGATGGATATTATCTTATTACACCATTTAAAAGAATCGATATAATTTCTGAAATTATTAAGAGTATAGGTAATATAGGTAATTCTTAG